From a region of the Orcinus orca chromosome 18, mOrcOrc1.1, whole genome shotgun sequence genome:
- the LOC101281502 gene encoding LOW QUALITY PROTEIN: protocadherin-8-like (The sequence of the model RefSeq protein was modified relative to this genomic sequence to represent the inferred CDS: inserted 5 bases in 3 codons; deleted 1 base in 1 codon), translating into MSHWRLRFPADTLHRAGLGSLLLLLLLLLVSGSCTETVNFLTFEEEALGTFIGVLSDHILFNSQREVPGQFHLIKINSSLVQVQEGDXVLRDAGLDLERLCGQAFKVVRFWQKFRLVHVEVEVRDVNHHEPRFSRAQIPEEVSEGATVGTRIPLEVPIDEDVEANGLQSVXAWPHSPFRVELQTRADGAQCSDLVLLQELGHESQAAYNLELVAQAGGRPPRSATAALSVRVLDVNDHSPAFPQGAVAAVELAEDAPVGSLLLDLDAADPNEGPNGDVVFAFGSRTPPEARRLFRLDRRLGRLTLAGPVDYERQDTYELDVRAQDRGPGPRAATCKVIVRIRDVNDNAPDIAITPLAAPGAPVASPFAAAAAALGGADATSSTGPGTPEAGAISLVPEGAARESLVALVSTSDRDSGANGQVRCALYGHEHFRLQPAYAGSYLVVTAGSLDRERIAEYNLTLVAEDRGAPPLRTVRPYLVRVSDENDNEPLFTRPVYEVSVSENNLPGAYLASVAARDPDLGRNGQVTYRLLEAXVSTYVSLDPVTGELHARQCFDREKLAELRLGLEALDGGSRPLRGRAVMRLHVEDQNDHAPRLVTPPLVSDSAQAPRPRDAPLGYLLTRLQARDTDKDLNAELTYILRSDCGPGALALHPATGELSLQCRLSPQPADPLTAAIMVPAGGRPAR; encoded by the exons ATGTCTCACTGGAGGCTCAGGTTCCCCGCTGACACTTTACACAGGGCTGGACTGGGGTCCCTgttgcttctgctgctgctgcttctggtgTCAGGGTCTTGCACCGAAACTGTCAATTTCCTCACCTTTGAGGAAGAAGCCCTCGGCACCTTCATCGGTGTTCTGTCTGACCACATCCTGTTTAATTCCCAGCGCGAGGTGCCAGGCCAGTTCCACCTTATAAAGATCAACAGCTCGCTGGTCCAGGTGCAAGAGGGTGA CGTCCTCAGAGATGCGGGCCTGGACCTCGAGCGGCTGTGCGGCCAGGCCTTCAAAGTGGTACGCTTTTGGCAGAAGTTCCGGCTGGTGCAcgtggaggtggaggtgagggaCGTCAACCACCACGAGCCACGCTTTTCCCGGGCCCAGATCCCGGAGGAGGTGTCTGAGGGCGCGACCGTGGGCACGCGCATTCCCCTGGAGGTGCCCATAGACGAGGACGTGGAGGCCAATGGGCTGCAGAGCGT TGCCTGGCCGCACAGCCCCTTCCGCGTGGAGCTGCAGACGCGCGCGGACGGTGCCCAGTGCTCCGACCTGGTGCTGCTGCAGGAGCTGGGCCACGAGAGCCAGGCCGCCTACAACCTGGAGCTGGTGGCCCAGGCCGGAGGCCGCCCACCGCGCTCCGCCACGGCCGCCCTCAGTGTGCGCGTGCTGGACGTGAACGACCACAGCCCGGCCTTCCCGCAGGGCGCCGTCGCCGCGGTGGAGCTGGCGGAGGACGCACCCGTGGGCTCGCTACTGCTCGACCTGGACGCGGCGGACCCCAACGAGGGCCCCAACGGCGACGTGGTGTTCGCCTTCGGCTCCCGTACCCCGCCCGAGGCGCGTCGCCTCTTCCGCCTCGACCGGCGCTTGGGCCGCCTCACCCTGGCCGGGCCCGTGGACTACGAGCGCCAGGACACTTACGAACTGGACGTGCGGGCGCAGGACCGCGGCCCCGGGCCCCGCGCCGCCACCTGCAAGGTCATCGTGCGCATCCGCGACGTCAATGACAACGCGCCGGACATCGCCATCACCCCGCTGGCCGCCCCGGGCGCGCCTGTCGCCTCGCccttcgccgccgccgccgctgctctCGGGGGTGCGGACGCGACCTCGTCGACCGGGCCCGGGACGCCAGAGGCCGGAGCCATCTCTCTGGTGCCAGAGGGGGCGGCACGCGAGAGCCTGGTGGCGCTGGTCAGCACCTCGGACAGGGACTCGGGAGCCAACGGGCAGGTGCGCTGCGCCCTCTATGGGCACGAGCACTTCCGACTGCAGCCGGCCTACGCGGGCAGCTACCTGGTGGTGACCGCGGGGTCGCTGGACCGCGAGCGCATCGCCGAGTACAACCTGACCCTGGTGGCCGAGGACCGCGGCGCGCCCCCGCTGCGCACCGTACGGCCCTACCTGGTGCGGGTGAGCGACGAGAACGACAACGAGCCGCTCTTCACGCGGCCGGTCTACGAGGTGTCGGTGAGTGAGAACAACCTGCCCGGGGCCTACTTGGCCTCGGTGGCCGCCAGGGACCCGGACCTGGGCCGCAACGGCCAGGTCACCTACCGGCTGCTGGAGG CCGTGTCCACCTACGTCTCATTGGACCCCGTCACTGGGGAGCTGCACGCACGACAGTGCTTTGACCGCGAG AAACTGGCTGAGCTGCGGCTGGGGCTGGAGGCGCTCGACGGCGGCTCTCGGCCGCTCCGGGGCCGGGCCGTGATGCGGCTGCATGTGGAGGACCAGAACGACCACGCGCCTCGGCTGGTGACCCCGCCGCTCGTCAGTGACTCAGCCCAGGCCCCTCGGCCCCGGGACGCGCCCCTGGGCTACCTGCTGACCCGACTGCAGGCTAGGGACACGGACAAAGACCTCAACGCGGAGCTGACTTACATTCTCCGCAGCGACTGCGGCCCCGGGGCGCTAGCGCTACACCCGGCCACGGGTGAGCTGTCCCTGCAGTGCCGCCTGTCCCCGCAGCCCGCCGACCCGCTGACGGCGGCCATCATGGTGCCGGCCGGAGGCCGGCCGGCCCGGTAG